The genomic segment AGCCAGATACGAGGAACCCAGACCAGAATTTTGGGTCCATATCGTCCACTCTCAGCAAATACCCTTCCTGTGAGAGCCTCTCCGGAAACTTTCCAACTCCACTTGTCATTTCCTCTCAGAAGGTACTCAGTCAAGCCCCTAGTTGTCACAGTCATCACATGATCGACTGCTGTTGAACATGCACACGGCATTAAACCATCAGTCCTATTCATCTTACAACTCTGTGTCTGTATGAGAAGATGGATGTCGACTAACTACTGTGATCATCTTTCCATAACATACGTAAATCGGGACGTCCACCTTGAACTTACACAGTGCCATATGTCAGCTCCATTCTCCATGAATTATCAATgaagttggaagaaaaaaatcctaaaaaaatggACACAGTCTTAAAGGTTTGAAGGTACAAAAATCCTAACTTATGGCAGAGTAGAAACTTGGAAAAATGTATGAATGGAATTTCACATGATTTTTAGCAGAAGAAGAATTTTTCATGTGAgccaatttgtttttcttaattacaaatttaattttattaaaggaaaaagggAACACTACAGTCTCTGATTTACAATTAGATAAGTGAAAATCCACTCCTAATTTTACTAAATTGTTGCACCTTGACTGATGATATAGCATGGATAGAGTTAAACCATACAAGCTCAGTTTCttgttattataatatttatggCATATTATGATATCAGTTACTACCAACTAATAGCCttcactaagaaaatatttttctgccaaGCTGTCTCTTCAGAGCCCCCTTAATCTCCTTGTTCCggaggctgtagatgagggggttcagcatggggatcaCCACCATGTAGAACACAGACACCACCTTGTTCTGGTCAGTGGAGTAGCTGGACTTGGGCATCACGTAAATGAAGGTGATGGTCCCATAGAACAGAGTGACCGCGGTGaggtgggaggtgcaggtggagaaggccttgtgtCTTCCTTCAGTGGAGGGCATCTTCAGGACAGTGATGAGGATGTAGATGTAGGAAGTGGCTATGACAACCACTGTGACCACAATGATGGAACCAGCTATACATGAGGGTACAATGGCAGGAACAGTGATGTCAGAGCAGGAGAGTTCCAGCAAGGGGGCaaaatcacagaagaaatgattgacCCGATTTGGTCCACAGAAGAGTAAAGAATAGAAGGAAATCGTAAAAGCGAAAGCATTGAGAAAACCACCCATGTAAGACACGAGGAGTAACTGAACACAGACTTGCATGGACATCTTCGTGGAATAgagcagtgggttgcagatggccacaaagcggtcatatgccatggcagccagAAGGAAACACTCAACTGTTCCAAAGAAAACAGCTGAACCAAGCTGGATGGCACATCCAGGATAGGAGATGGTATTTCTTTCCACCAGGAAGTTTACAAGCATATTGGGTGTGACAGAAGATGAAAAGCCCATGTCAACCAAAGCCAAGTGgctcaggaaaaaatacatgggatgATGGAGCTGAGGAGAGAGTCTGATAAGAATGATTGTGCTGAGATTGCCACATATGGTCACCAGGTAGATGCACAGGATGACCACGAAGAGGACGGTTTGAAGGGTTGGGTCATTTGTTAAGCCCAATAAAATGAACTCTGTCACTGCAGTGTGGTTCCCCTCTCCCAGGGAACCCATGAGATGACACAGCTGCTGCCCAAATGAACCTGTGATGAAACACTGCATTAGAGAAGTTGTGGTTCAATGATTCCATTTTCACTAATATGTATATAAGTGAGTATAAGCACATAAATTACCCAAGAGAACTTTGGAGTTGTTTTACTGAAGATTTCagattttgtatgtgtatgtgatgggtcttctatatttgaaaaatttcttcttAGCAGAAACACTAGAGAACCTGGTTCAAATGATGTGCATTTAAACATAATGCACTTAATATGACTTCaaatctaaagattttttttaaaaaagtaaggcttatgagaataaaaaggaatgatcagtataacaaaaacattaaattgtATACCTAAAGGATTATGTTATGCGGACTTaagtaatagctaatatttactaaatgcttACTAAATGATGGACACAAtgttaagaattttatataattagttCTATTTTAACCCtcatgaaataatattaaatgtttttattctatttatggaAGAAATGGACTCTGACCCTATGAAGTAACCTACCTAAGTTTATACAAAAAGAGGTAGGATCAAGATGTGAACCCCAGGCAATTTGAACCCAGTCCATTCCTTTCATAACTACACCAAAGTGAAATTAGATAATGCTTACGATGAAGTCGAGTCTCTTGGAAATGGATGGATAACAAATTACCCTTATGCCTCATGACAGCTAATGTGTAAAGATCCACCTAGCTAATCACAGAGTTTACAGCTTCTCTCAGCAAAACAAGACTATGTATTTATAAGGAGAAGTAGAATTTTCTTGATAGGACAAGGAAGAGATAGACaggaatttcaaattaaatatatgaatgaagtaaatcattaattaaaaacataataaattattacatattgTAGCATTTGCAATTTAAATACTTTTGTGTAAATTTTTGGAAATATCAATCTAATTACTATTGCAAAACATTATATGATTAATAACTAGGATATAATAAAGTACATTTATTCAAACAAATTATTTCCTAATGTAACAATGTTTTCTCATTGGAGTATTAGAGGATAAAATAATATTGGTTTCAACATGGTATACAGCTGAATTCAGCTCCAGCCTGAAAAGTTAAGAAGTTTACCCAGGTTCACCCAGTGAGTGGCCAGGAAACCTCATTTCCTTTGTTCTGGATTCATTTTCTTGACTTTGTCCAAAGTGTCTAGTTGCCTGAAAGTTAGAGCCTCTTAGGATAATAAATAGAGGAATTCTTTCCACAAGACAGGTTCAAACAATAAGTCTCCAACACATCACAAAACTAGAGAATCTATGAGTTTAATGGCCAAGGGCCAAGTGTAAACGGTGTTAAAAGAGCATGTGAGATTCTGACAGTTTGGGTGGAAAAATGAGGAATCCTAGTCTCACGAGTTATGCTTGTTTACGCACACTAAACAGACAGTAGAAACTTAGGTTAGTTCAGCCAAGGTTATTTGAGAGCTGACAGCTGGACTGCATCTGCCCCAGCTTGTGAACACAGATGCACCTTTACAGTAAAATGTTTTCCGATGGTAAATGAACATCAGCAGGACAGACTAACGCACAAAGGCAAAACCTTACCTCTTGAAATAAGAATTGCTTCATGTTATGGGAATAAATTCAAAGTCATTATTCTTATACAGCAGCCATGCtctcttttattgttgtttgccTTTGGGGATAAGTCTCTGAAGATGTTAGAGATTCAAACGTGAATCCCAAAGCTCCAGGGATCATGATCCCATTCTCAAGTGAGTACTGAGCAGCTCACTTCAAACAAAAACAGCGCTGTTTAAGGTTCTGTCAATTCTGAAGGggtcaattttttcctttatgtctaGATTTCCATGAACTTTCCATTGGTCTTTATtgagagtaaaataataaattatcttaTAGCCAAATATTGATTCTAAGCTTACTTTGCTATTTCAGGTTAAGGAATATTAAACATCGAATGTTAGGTAGTAACCTTAACTtttgtagttccctggtggttcagcaggttgaggatctggcattgtcaatgctgtgatttgggttgctgctatggtccggattcgatctctggcccacgaacttctgcatgctgagagtacagccaaaaaaaaaaattagtaattttagCTTCATTTACTCACCgttcattcatttatgtgttcTATAGTGATATATGTAAAACAGTCCATTAGGCATCTTGGGGAGCATCggggagaatgccatgtgaagctGAATTTCAAATAACGGTTATTTAAGAGGTGTATTTTTTCCAGCTGAAGATGTAAGCAGAATATCTTTAAGGTTGTAGGTGGGGGAAGTTCCTTTTGGGTAGGTGGATTATGGATCTCGCAATGTCACTgccacagcttgggtcactgctgtggcatgggtttgatccttggcctgggaactcccacatactgcAGGtccagccagaaaagaaaagttatagCTTGAGaacaatgaaggaaaaagaggttTGAATGACTTCCAGATCAGACAGTCTACGGGCCTCAAAAGAAAGACTAGtagtttatggtttctttgcctgGAAGGATGATGGCAGAAATAGCTCTTTTCAATGTGAAGGCTCAGTCTAAATATTCTTGCTAATCCCAGTTTCAGAAAGTCTTGCCTCACCCTCCTGAAATGCATATGCTTTGACCGATGTGCTACTAACCAAGTTTTCTTCCGACTTTACTCTTTGCTACGCACTGAACTTCATTTCTCATTTCACCCTCACCATACGTCGGTGAGCTAAGTATTCCCATTGTCCTAATTTGGGACAGAAGAGAGAATCGAGGCTTAGTTTAAGATACTTGTCCAAATGTACTCCACTGTTTCAATTATATCCAAGTTTAAATTCAGGCCCAACTGAATGCTAGAATGTGGACtccacattaaaaggatcatacatgatgatcaaatgggattcatctcagggatgcaaggatggttcaatgtacACAAATCATTCGgtgtgatacaacacattaaAGTTGCAGAATAAAAAATCCCGTGATCAGCTCACAGACGCATAAGTTGTTTTTCACAAAATTCACTGaggataaaaacactcaacaaagtaGGTGTAGAAGGAACATTCCTCACTATAATAAAGGACATCTACCACCCAGCCACTGCTCTCctcatactcaatggagaaaagctgacagCATTTCCTCTAAGGAACAAGACGAGGATGCCTGTCTCAACACTTCTATtaaacacagtattggaagtccctgccacatcaatcagacaagaaaaataaatgaaagaaatcaaaactggaaaggaagaaggaaaactgccACCATTTATAGATGACATAATGCTGTATaaagaatgtgtttttttccccaatacccttttttctactgtacagcatggtgacccagttacacatacatgtatacattcttttttctcacattatcatgctccatcataagtgactagacatacttcccagtgctacacagcaggatctcaatttttaaaaacattttgaaaaaaggaTGTGTGTTCTTAACTGCTACTGTCATCTTGTCAATTTCAAGATTTCAGTGCCTCAGTAAAGACCACTGGTTCCCAGCTAGTCCCCACTCTCAACACTCTGCCTAAGTCCCCAACACTGGCTAAACCTAATTCCTGGTCCTGAGCCCCCGGCCAGTACTCACGGTCTTGATTTCCTCACATGTGCTCCCCAGTGACAAACACTGGTGGATCTTACCCAGTAAATTGCTATCAGATAGgtccacttctctccatctcaccACTGCAATAGCTGTCCTAATTGATTTTCCTACATGCATAATTGGCCCTCTGCACAGCAGCCATAGTGAGTGATTGCTTAAAGAAATGTAATATATTCACTTTAATGCCATCAAGGAATTACATGTCTTCGTTAAAATGGCTCAGAGAGAAAACAGTGGTCCATTCCCACTTCCTTTAAATACCCAACACTAAACGTGCAGCAGGGAGCCACTTTTGAGTCTATTTCATATTTGATGTTCCTCAATATCtctaaataatatgttttaatacaaaaaattgGAATTTCTATAGACATTCCTGCTATTTTCCCCTGTTTATGTAATTTGAACATAATAGGAAAAATTGGTGGCTTTTTGAAGTCTGAGAGAATCACTACAGATTTcatttctggaatttattttaaaaagtcgaGAACAAcacagaagcatggaatatctttccagttctttgaatcctattttatttccttggttaatgttttatagttctcagcatataagtgtttcaccaccttggtcaagtttactcctaggttatttgatttttgggggtgcaattttaaaaggtattgaatttttgtattccttttctaatatttcattgttattacacagaaatgttattgatttctgaatgttaatcctatatcctgctactttgctgaatctgttgatcagttcaagtaatgtttgggttgagtccttggggtttgcaatttatagtatcatgtcatctgcatatagtgacagttttacctcttctcttcctatttggatacctttcattgcttttctttttctttttcttttctttcttttttttttttttttttttttgtctgatggctgtagctaggacttccaatattatgttgaatgacagtggtgagagtgggcagcttgtcttgttccagattttagtgggaaggctttcaccctttctccattgagaattatatttgctgtggggttgtcacaaatggcttttattatgttaatgtatgcttcttctatacccactttggtaagagttttgatcgtgaatggatgttggactttgtcagatgcttttcctgcatctatggagaggatcatgtggcttttgacttttcttttcttaatgtggtgtgtgatgttgattgatttcatgtgttgaacaatccttgtgcacctgggatgaatcccacctggccatggtgaatgatctttttttatatgttgtcggatttggttggctaaatttttgtagagaaatttttttttgcgtctatattcatcaaagatatcaggctatagttttctttcttggtggcatttttgccttgttttggaattagggtgatggtggcattatagaatgtctttgggaatgttccttatTCTTCAGCCTTTGAAAAATTTAAGGCAGGTGGGTAGacgttcctctttgtatatttggtagaattcgtctgtgaagccatctggtcctggactttgatttgtagggagtgttctatgacatattcaatttcatttttagtgatcagtctgtccagttgatccatttcttcttgattcagttttggcaggctgtaggtctctagagagatgtccatttcttctaggttgtcaaatataTTGGCAGATGGtaattcatagtattctctcatggttttttgtatttctgtagtatcctttgtgacttctgcttttccttttcttgttttgtttacttgggtttgttctctcctcttcttggtgactctggccagaggtttgtcaattttgtttaccccctcaaagaaccagctcttggtttgattgatttggtctattgttttctgaatctctattttattgatttcctctctgatctttatgtttttcttccttctgctgactttgggttttgtctgttctttttctaattcatttaagtggtgggttaagttgtcgctttgagatttttcttcttttttgagggaggcctgtattgctatgaatttccctctgagcactgcttttgtggcatcccatagaatttttttttcccactgtacagcaaggggatcatgTTATCCTTTcaggtatacattacaattacagattttcccccacccttttttctgttgcaacctgagtatctagacatagttctcaatgctattcagcaggatctccttgtaaatctaagttgtgtctgataagcccaagctcccgatccctccctctccctccccctcccatcagacaaccacaagtctcttccccaattccatgatttccttttctgaggagatgttcatttgtgctggatattagattccagttataagtgatatcatatggtatttgtctttgtctttctggctcatttcactcaggatgagttctctagttccatccatgttgctgcaaatggcattatgtcatccttttttatggctgagtagtagtccattgtgtataaataccacctcttccgaatccaatcctctgtcgatggacatttggattgtttccatgtcctggctattgtgaattgtgttgcaatgaacatgcgggtgcatgtgtctcttttaagtagagctttgtccggatagatgcccaagagtgggattgcagggtcatatagaagttctatgtatagatttctaaggtatctccaaactgttctccatagtggctgtaccagcttccattcccaccaacagtgcaggagggttcccttttctccacagcccctccagcacttgttatttgtggatttattaatgatggccattctgactggtgtgaggtggtatctcatggtagttttgatttgcatttctcttagaatcagcgatgttgagcattttttcatgtgtttgttggccatctgtacatcttctttggagaaatgtctattcaggtcttttgcccatttttccattgattgattggttttttttgctgttgagttgtataagttgcttatatattctagagattaaacccatgtcagttgcatcatttgaaactattttctcccattctgtaagttgtctttttgttttcttttgggtttcctttgctgtgcaaaagcttttcagtttgatgaggtcccatgggtttatttttgctctaatttctattgctttgggagactgacctgagaaaatattcatgatgttgatgtcagagagtgttttgcctatgttttcttctaggagtttgatggtgtcctgtcgtatatttaagtctttcagccatttggagtgagggtgcatggtgtgagggtgcatggtgtgagggtgtgttctagtttcattgctttgcatgcagctgtccaggtttcccagcaatgcttgctgaatagactttctttttcccatttgatgttcttgcctcccttgtcaaagattaattgaccataggtgtcagggtttatttccggattctctgttctgttccattggtctgtctgtctgttttgataccagtaccacactgttttgatgactgtggctttgtagtatttcttgaagtctgggagagttatgcctcctgcttggtctttgtttctcaggattgctttggtgattctgggtcttttccagttccatataaatgttgggattgtttgttctagttctgtgagaaatgtcctgggtaatttgatagggattgcattgaatctgtagattactttgggtaggatggccattttcacaatattgattttcccaatccaggaacatggaatgtctttccatttctttccatttctttccatcttctttgatttctttgattaaagttttatagttcttggcatataagtcctttacctctttggtcaggtattccgaggtatttgattttgtgaggtgcaattttaaaaggtatcgtatttttgtattccttttctaatgtttcattgctggtatacagaaatgcaactgacttgtgaatgttaatcttatatcctgccactttgctgaatttattaatcagttcaaggagttttggggttgagtccttagggttttctaggtatagtatcatgtcatctgcatacagtgacggtTTGATCtattctcttcctatgtggatgccttttatttctttgg from the Sus scrofa isolate TJ Tabasco breed Duroc chromosome 9, Sscrofa11.1, whole genome shotgun sequence genome contains:
- the LOC110255353 gene encoding olfactory receptor 502; this translates as MGSLGEGNHTAVTEFILLGLTNDPTLQTVLFVVILCIYLVTICGNLSTIILIRLSPQLHHPMYFFLSHLALVDMGFSSSVTPNMLVNFLVERNTISYPGCAIQLGSAVFFGTVECFLLAAMAYDRFVAICNPLLYSTKMSMQVCVQLLLVSYMGGFLNAFAFTISFYSLLFCGPNRVNHFFCDFAPLLELSCSDITVPAIVPSCIAGSIIVVTVVVIATSYIYILITVLKMPSTEGRHKAFSTCTSHLTAVTLFYGTITFIYVMPKSSYSTDQNKVVSVFYMVVIPMLNPLIYSLRNKEIKGALKRQLGRKIFS